A single Rhinolophus ferrumequinum isolate MPI-CBG mRhiFer1 chromosome 20, mRhiFer1_v1.p, whole genome shotgun sequence DNA region contains:
- the PEG10 gene encoding LOW QUALITY PROTEIN: retrotransposon-derived protein PEG10 (The sequence of the model RefSeq protein was modified relative to this genomic sequence to represent the inferred CDS: inserted 1 base in 1 codon), producing the protein MRNKRLLKTKRRKGGRGGQDPGLHPHRSEATLGRSPPTPTLTLGPDCPPPPPPPPPSSSSSSSHSGQRGQYIPNLAERRRDDLSEEINNLREKVMRQSEENNNLQNQVQKLTEENSNLREQVEPTPQDEEDDLELRGAAAAAAPPAPVEEECPEDLPEKFDGNPDMLVPFMAQCQLFMEKSTRDFSVDRVRVCFVTSMMTGRAARWASAKLERAHYLMHNYPAFMTEMKHVFEDPQRREAAKRKIRRLRQGMGSVIDYSNAFQMIAQDLDWNEPALIDQYHEGLSDHIQAELSRQEVAKSLSALIGQCIHIERRLARAAAARKPRSPPRALVLPQVTNHHQVDPTEPVGGARMRLTQEEKERRRKLNLCLYCGNGGHYADNCPAKASKASPXGKLPGPAVEGPSATGPEIIRSPPDDASSPHLQVMLQIHLPGRHTLFVRAMIDSGASGNFIDHEYVAQNAIPLRVKDWPILVEAIDGRPIASGPVVHETHDLVVDLGDHREVLSFDVTQSPFFPVVLGVRWLSTHDPNITWSTRSIVFDSEYCRYHCRMYSPIPPTLPPPAQPSFYYPMDGYRVYQPVRYYYVQNVYTPVDENVYPDHRLVDPTIEMIPGAHSIPSGHVYSLSEPEMAALRDFVARNVKDGLITPTIAPNGAQVLQVKRGWKLQVSYDCRAPNNFTIQNQYPRLSIPNLDDQAHLATYTEYVPQLPGYQTYPTYATYPTYPVGFAWYPVGRDGHGRSLYVPVMITWNPHWYRQPPVPQYPPPQPPPPPPPPPPPPSYSTL; encoded by the exons aaacaaaaggcttttgaaaacaaaaagaagaaagggcgGAAGAGGAGGCCAGGATCCAGGCCTCCATCCCCACAGGAGTGAAGCTACACTTGGGaggtcccctcccaccccaactcTCACCCTGGGGCCCGActgccctccacctcctcctcctcctcccccatcttcctcctcctcctcttctcacaGCGGCCAGAGGGGCCAGTACATCCCCAACCTGGCTGAACGGCGCCGGGACGATCTCTCTGAAGAGATCAACAACCTCAGAGAGAAGGTCATGAGGCAGTCCGAGGAGAACAACAACCTGCAGAACCAGGTGCAGAAGCTCACAGAGGAGAACTCCAACCTTCGTGAGCAAGTGGAGCCCACCCCCCAGGATGAGGAGGATGACCTCGAGCTCCGTGGTGCTGCAGCCGCGGCTGCCCCACCTGCTCCCGTAGAGGAAGAGTGCCCAGAAGACCTTCCCGAGAAGTTTGATGGCAACCCAGACATGCTGGTTCCTTTCATGGCCCAGTGCCAGCTCTTCATGGAAAAGAGCACCAGAGATTTCTCAGTTGATCGCGTCCGCGTCTGCTTCGTGACAAGCATGATGACCGGCCGTGCTGCCCGCTGGGCCTCTGCCAAACTGGAGCGAGCCCACTACCTGATGCACAACTACCCAGCCTTCATGACTGAGATGAAGCACGTATTTGAAGACCCGCAGAGACGAGAGGCTGCTAAACGCAAAATCAGACGTCTGCGCCAAGGCATGGGGTCAGTCATCGACTATTCCAATGCTTTCCAGATGATTGCCCAGGACCTGGATTGGAACGAGCCTGCACTGATTGACCAGTACCACGAGGGCCTGAGCGACCACATTCAGGCGGAGCTCTCACGCCAAGAAGTTGCCAAGTCGCTGTCTGCACTGATTGGCCAGTGCATCCACATCGAGAGAAGGCTGGCCAGGGCGGCTGCAGCCCGCAAGCCACGCTCCCCACCCCGTGCGCTCGTGTTGCCTCAGGTCACCAACCACCACCAGGTGGATCCCACCGAGCCTGTGGGAGGTGCCCGCATGCGCCTGacccaggaagagaaagaaagacgcAGAAAGCTGAATCTCTGCCTCTACTGTGGGAATGGAGGTCATTACGCTGACAACTGTCCTGCCAAGGCCTCGAAGGCTTCGC GCGGGAAACTCCCCGGCCCCGCTGTAGAGGGACCTTCAGCGACCGGGCCAGAAATAATAAGGTCCCCACCAGATGATGCTTCATCTCCTCACTTGCAAGTGATGCTCCAGATTCATCTTCCGGGCAGACACACCCTGTTCGTCCGAGCCATGATCGATTCTGGTGCTTCTGGCAACTTCATTGATCACGAATATGTTGCCCAGAATGCAATTCCTCTAAGGGTCAAGGACTGGCCAATACTTGTAGAAGCAATTGATGGACGTCCCATAGCATCGGGCCCAGTTGTCCACGAAACACACGACCTGGTAGTCGACTTGGGAGATCACCGTGAGGTGCTGTCGTTCGATGTGACTCAGTCTCCATTCTTCCCCGTCGTCCTAGGGGTACGCTGGCTGAGCACACACGATCCCAACATCACCTGGAGCACCCGATCGATCGTCTTTGATTCTGAATACTGCCGCTACCACTGCCGGATGTATTCTCCAATACCGCCAACTCTCCCACCACCAGCACAACCGTCCTTTTACTACCCAATGGATGGATACAGAGTTTACCAACCAGTGAGGTATTACTATGTCCAGAATGTGTACACTCCAGTAGATGAAAACGTCTATCCAGATCACCGCCTGGTTGACCCTACCATAGAGATGATTCCTGGAGCACACAGTATTCCCAGCGGACACGTGTACTCACTGTCCGAACCTGAAATGGCAGCTCTGCGTGATTTCGTGGCCAGAAATGTGAAAGATGGGCTGATTACTCCAACAATTGCACCTAATGGAGCCCAAGTTCTCCAAGTGAAAAGGGGGTGGAAACTGCAAGTTTCTTACGACTGCCGAGCTCCCAACAATttcaccatccagaatcagtACCCTCGACTCTCTATTCCAAATTTAGATGACCAAGCTCACCTGGCGACATACACGGAATATGTACCTCAGTTACCTGGATACCAAACGTACCCCACTTATGCCACGTACCCGACCTACCCAGTTGGATTCGCCTGGTACCCAGTGGGACGAGATGGACATGGCCGCTCCCTGTACGTGCCTGTGATGATCACTTGGAATCCGCATTGGTACCGCCAGCCTCCGGTCCCTCAGTATCCACCCCCGCAGCCGCCaccgccgcccccgccgcccccgccgccgccaTCCTACAGCACCCTGTAA